The DNA sequence TCATCAAATACGTGCAGACTGAACTGACTGGCAATCACGCCGTAGCAGAGCACTTCCACACAGCGAAACAGCCACAGTACAATGTGACCGGAATTCAGGTTAAAAATCACCTCGTGCCAGTTAACACGCTGCCTGCCAGTCAACTGCAAAATAACCGCTTCGCCAAAGACAAATACCAGCATGCCTACAACAGGGATCAGTAGTTCACTCATCGGGCCTCCCCGGAATAGCCGGTGGTATTAGCCAGCGCATGACCAGCCAGCCACAGCTCCAGGCGACTAACATTCCGCCAGCAAGATCAATAAACAGGTGTCTGCAGAGTTGCAGAATGGAAAACCCGATTGCCAGCGCCCATGCCACACTCACCAGTGTCAGCCACCCGCAGCGACACAGCGCTATCGCCCATACCGCGAGCATAGTGAGAGCCGCATGCAGCGAAGGAAAACAGTTTTGGCTGGAGTCAATCGCAATCAACCAGCCAGCCACCTTCACTGCATGCCCTTCCCCTTCCAGTGGGGGGTAATGCATCGTGGTTGGCCACAACAGATACACTGCGCCCGCCACCAGTGCAGACAGCTGAATCGCCATTGTCAGCCAGCGTATTCGCACCATCGGCACCAGAAAGTACCCTAACGGTACGATCAAGAAGAAGGAGAGGTAGAGCCAGATTGCTGAGGGTGAATAAGGGATCAGGGTATCAATCCACAGTGGTGGTAACTGATAGCCCGGCCCCTGCAAATGGTCACACAAGGTATAAATCACCCCTACCGAGCCCCAGCCAACCAGCAGATGTCCGCTACGTGCGGCTATTGCGCGCATGTTTTTCTCCATTCCCTGACAATACGTCGTCTTTTGAGATAAAAATCAGCTTCCCATGTTGTTACCGTAAGTGACCAGTGTAAACCGGCAACATTGATACCCTGCCGGGTAAACAGCTCACTGAGCGCCTGCTGACATTGCAGCAAGGTGTCAGCATCACAATCCGCCAGCAGAGAAAGCTGATCCGGCTGTGGCTGTATCAGTCGGTAATCAGCGGTTAACGGTAATCTCATCGCCAGTACCCGGCTACATGCGTCCGCAAATACCGGTATCATCCCGCCGTTCTCATCCGGTAACATCAGCGTATCATCATGGCGACCTTCAATACGTTCGATTGCACGGGTTACCCTGCCGCAGGGACACGGCGTACTACGGGCAACCAGAATGTCATCGAGACGATAACGTACAATCGGCTGAGTACTGCGGGTGAAATCCGTGATCAGCGGAATAAAACGCTGCTCGTCGAGCCATTGCGGCTCCACATGAATGAACTCTTCATTCAGATGCAGCGTTCCGTGCGCACAGGTCGAGGCTAAAAAACCCTCTGTCGCCTGATAGATTTCACCAACCTGACCAAAGACCTGTTCCAGCAGTTGTCTGTCCTGATTATCCAGAACTTCCGCAACGGAGATCACTTTTTTCACCTCCAGTGTCAGCTTACCTGCCAACACCGCCAGCGCCAGTGCACGCAACACCTGGGCCGGGGCGACAATCAGGGTTGGCGCATCCTGCTGCAGTTGTTTGATTTGCTCTGGAAAAGAAGCCAGAAGATCATAGAAGGTCAGGGTCAGCCAGCGACTATTGACTTGCTGATAGAGGTTGTTATTCGCCCGTAAAAACAGCGCGACACGCTCTTTAGCAAATAGACCGTCAGGCAACGCTTTCGCAAGGATCCCTGCGGCCCAAATTTGTTGCTCCCGGGGGCTGACCACAAACAATCCACGCTGCCCGGAAGTGCCAGAGGATAAACCGACACTGAAGCCGCCAACTTCCGGACGAAAATCACGACTCTGCTCGCTCTGCAACGCACATGCCATTAAACGTTCCCGTTGCAGGCCTGCTGTGTTCATTTGATCAAAATTGGCCATCATCACCGCTTTATCCATCACTGGCCATTGCTCAAATGGCACGGCACAATAACGGCGAAACCACGGGCTTTTCACCAGGACCTTATCTCTGAACACTGGAAGCCGTCGCGCCTGCCACAGTTCAAGTGCTTCACGGTGCGTAAAATGTAGCCGGCGAGTGCGAAAATAGTGCCAGAGCAGTATCAGTAAATTCACAGATCTCCCTCATGGCATAAGTGAATTGCCACATCACTGTGTGACCATAGCTGATGAAGCTGATCAAGCGTGTGATAATAGGCTTTGGCATCAGACATCACTAAATTTGCC is a window from the Erwinia sp. genome containing:
- a CDS encoding hypothetical protein (ID:JIFNMEKO_03131;~source:Prodigal:2.6), with protein sequence MNLLILLWHYFRTRRLHFTHREALELWQARRLPVFRDKVLVKSPWFRRYCAVPFEQWPVMDKAVMMANFDQMNTAGLQRERLMACALQSEQSRDFRPEVGGFSVGLSSGTSGQRGLFVVSPREQQIWAAGILAKALPDGLFAKERVALFLRANNNLYQQVNSRWLTLTFYDLLASFPEQIKQLQQDAPTLIVAPAQVLRALALAVLAGKLTLEVKKVISVAEVLDNQDRQLLEQVFGQVGEIYQATEGFLASTCAHGTLHLNEEFIHVEPQWLDEQRFIPLITDFTRSTQPIVRYRLDDILVARSTPCPCGRVTRAIERIEGRHDDTLMLPDENGGMIPVFADACSRVLAMRLPLTADYRLIQPQPDQLSLLADCDADTLLQCQQALSELFTRQGINVAGLHWSLTVTTWEADFYLKRRRIVREWRKTCAQ
- a CDS encoding hypothetical protein (ID:JIFNMEKO_03130;~source:Prodigal:2.6), which translates into the protein MRAIAARSGHLLVGWGSVGVIYTLCDHLQGPGYQLPPLWIDTLIPYSPSAIWLYLSFFLIVPLGYFLVPMVRIRWLTMAIQLSALVAGAVYLLWPTTMHYPPLEGEGHAVKVAGWLIAIDSSQNCFPSLHAALTMLAVWAIALCRCGWLTLVSVAWALAIGFSILQLCRHLFIDLAGGMLVAWSCGWLVMRWLIPPAIPGRPDE